Proteins encoded by one window of Mycolicibacterium sp. ND9-15:
- a CDS encoding sulfite exporter TauE/SafE family protein, with product MPVVDMVLIALAGLGAGAINTLVGSGTLITFPTLVTLGFPPVTATMSNAIGLVAGGVSGTWGYRRELRGQWDRLRWQIPASFAGAVLGAWLLLHLPESVFERVVPVLLVAALVLVVVGPRIQSYARARAEAAGQSAEHVSRYRMAMVVFATFAVGVYGGYFTAAQGIMLIAAMGTLLPEDMQRMNAAKNLLSLVVNVVAAVAYTVVAFDRISWQAAGLIAAGSLVGGYLGAHYGRRLSPNALRAVIVVVGMIGLYRLLTV from the coding sequence GTGCCCGTCGTCGACATGGTCCTGATCGCGTTGGCGGGTCTGGGAGCGGGCGCCATCAACACGCTCGTGGGCTCCGGCACGTTGATCACATTCCCGACGCTGGTGACGCTCGGGTTTCCGCCGGTGACGGCGACGATGTCGAATGCGATCGGCCTGGTTGCCGGCGGGGTTTCGGGCACCTGGGGTTACCGCCGCGAACTGCGCGGACAGTGGGACCGGCTGCGGTGGCAGATCCCGGCCTCGTTCGCAGGCGCGGTGCTCGGCGCGTGGCTGCTGCTGCATCTCCCGGAGAGCGTGTTCGAGCGGGTCGTGCCCGTGCTACTGGTCGCCGCGCTGGTGTTGGTGGTGGTGGGTCCGCGGATCCAGTCCTATGCGCGGGCGCGGGCCGAAGCCGCCGGGCAGTCCGCCGAGCATGTGTCGCGCTACCGGATGGCCATGGTGGTTTTCGCGACGTTCGCGGTCGGGGTCTACGGCGGCTACTTCACCGCGGCCCAGGGGATCATGCTGATCGCCGCGATGGGCACCCTGCTGCCCGAGGACATGCAGCGGATGAACGCCGCCAAGAACCTGCTGTCGTTGGTGGTCAACGTGGTGGCGGCGGTGGCCTACACGGTGGTCGCGTTCGACCGGATCAGTTGGCAGGCGGCGGGGCTGATCGCGGCCGGTTCGCTGGTCGGCGGCTACCTTGGCGCCCACTACGGGCGCCGGCTGTCGCCCAACGCCTTGCGGGCCGTCATCGTGGTCGTGGGAATGATCGGCCTGTATCGGTTGCTGACCGTCTAG
- a CDS encoding CTP synthase produces the protein MPALRKHSQTAPKHLFVTGGVVSSLGKGLTASSLGQLLTARGLQVTMQKLDPYLNVDPGTMNPFQHGEVFVTEDGAETDLDVGHYERFLDRNLSGSANVTTGQVYSTVIAKERRGEYLGDTVQVIPHITDEIKVRILEMAAPDPDGRRPDVVITEIGGTVGDIESLPFLEAARQVRHEVGRENCFFLHCSLVPYMAPSGELKTKPTQHSVAALRSIGITPDALILRCDRDVPEPLKNKIALMCDVDVDGVISTPDAPSIYDIPKVLHREELDAYVVRRLNLPFRDVDWTQWNDLLQRVHEPHETVRIALVGKYIDLSDAYLSVAEALRAGGFKHRAKVEMRWVASDDCEIDSDAAAALADVHGVLIPGGFGIRGIEGKIGAIHYARKRGLPVLGLCLGLQCIVIEAARSVGITEANSAEFDPSTPDPVISTMADQRDAVAGEADLGGTMRLGSYPAVLQPDSIVARAYDATEVSERHRHRYEVNNAYRDRIAESGLRFSGTSPDGHLVEFVEYAPEVHRFIVGTQAHPELKSRPTRPHPLFVAFVGAALDYKAEERLPGMDIPEHRSNGAEHADEVGALLQEPATRG, from the coding sequence TTGCCAGCATTACGCAAGCACTCGCAAACGGCCCCCAAGCACCTCTTCGTCACGGGCGGCGTCGTTTCCTCCCTCGGCAAGGGCCTGACCGCGTCGAGCCTCGGACAGCTGTTGACCGCGCGCGGCCTGCAGGTGACCATGCAGAAGCTCGACCCCTACCTCAACGTCGATCCCGGCACGATGAACCCGTTCCAGCACGGCGAGGTGTTCGTCACCGAGGACGGCGCCGAAACCGATCTGGACGTCGGACACTACGAGCGCTTCCTCGACCGCAACCTGTCCGGGTCGGCGAACGTCACGACGGGACAGGTGTATTCGACGGTCATCGCCAAGGAGCGCCGGGGCGAGTATCTCGGTGACACCGTTCAGGTGATCCCGCATATCACCGACGAGATCAAGGTCCGCATTCTCGAGATGGCCGCGCCGGACCCCGACGGGCGTCGTCCCGACGTGGTGATCACCGAGATCGGCGGCACGGTCGGCGACATCGAATCGCTGCCGTTCCTGGAAGCCGCTCGCCAGGTGCGCCACGAGGTCGGCCGGGAGAACTGCTTCTTCCTGCACTGTTCACTGGTGCCCTACATGGCGCCGTCGGGTGAACTGAAGACCAAGCCGACGCAGCATTCAGTGGCCGCGCTGCGCAGCATCGGCATCACCCCCGACGCGTTGATCCTGCGCTGCGACCGCGATGTGCCCGAACCGCTGAAGAACAAGATCGCGCTGATGTGCGACGTCGACGTCGACGGCGTCATCTCCACTCCGGACGCCCCGTCGATCTACGACATTCCCAAGGTGCTGCACCGCGAGGAACTCGACGCGTACGTGGTGCGCCGGCTGAACCTGCCGTTCCGCGACGTCGACTGGACGCAATGGAACGATCTGCTCCAACGGGTGCACGAACCGCATGAAACCGTACGAATCGCATTGGTGGGCAAGTACATCGACTTGTCCGACGCCTACCTCTCGGTGGCCGAGGCGCTGCGGGCCGGCGGGTTCAAGCACCGCGCCAAAGTCGAGATGCGCTGGGTGGCCTCCGACGACTGCGAGATCGACAGCGATGCCGCCGCCGCGCTGGCCGACGTGCACGGTGTGCTGATCCCCGGCGGGTTCGGCATCCGCGGCATCGAAGGCAAGATCGGCGCGATCCACTACGCCCGCAAGCGCGGTCTGCCGGTGTTGGGACTGTGCCTGGGGCTGCAGTGCATCGTGATCGAGGCGGCCCGCTCGGTCGGCATCACCGAGGCCAACTCCGCGGAGTTCGACCCGAGCACTCCCGATCCGGTGATCTCCACCATGGCCGACCAGCGCGACGCCGTCGCCGGCGAGGCGGATCTGGGTGGCACCATGCGGCTGGGCTCGTATCCCGCTGTGCTGCAGCCGGATTCGATCGTGGCTCGGGCATACGACGCAACGGAGGTGTCGGAGCGGCACCGGCACCGCTATGAGGTGAACAACGCCTACCGCGACCGTATCGCCGAGAGCGGCCTGCGATTCTCCGGGACGTCGCCGGACGGTCACCTGGTCGAGTTCGTCGAGTACGCGCCCGAGGTACATCGGTTCATCGTCGGCACCCAGGCGCATCCCGAACTCAAGAGCAGGCCCACCCGCCCGCACCCGCTGTTCGTCGCGTTCGTGGGCGCGGCGCTCGACTACAAGGCGGAAGAACGGCTTCCCGGCATGGACATCCCCGAGCACCGGTCCAACGGCGCCGAGCATGCCGACGAGGTCGGGGCACTGCTGCAAGAGCCCGCGACCCGTGGCTGA
- the cmk gene encoding (d)CMP kinase, translated as MTALVITVDGPAGTGKSTVSRGLARELQARYLDTGAMYRIVTLAVLRAGVDLTDAAAVAEAGAVAELAVGYDPDEDRSYLDGEDVSTEIRGDAVTKAVSAVSAVPAVRTRLVDLQRKLAAGQSSIVVEGRDIGTVVLPDADVKIFLTASAEERAKRRNDQNKAAGLADDYGAVLADVKRRDHLDSTRVVSPLRPADDAVVVDTSAMTEPKVIEHLKRLVRERAGAQR; from the coding sequence GTGACGGCGCTGGTCATCACCGTCGACGGTCCGGCAGGAACCGGAAAGTCCACGGTGTCACGCGGTTTGGCACGTGAGCTGCAGGCCCGCTACCTGGACACCGGGGCGATGTACCGGATCGTCACGCTGGCGGTGCTGCGCGCAGGTGTCGACCTGACCGACGCCGCAGCCGTCGCCGAAGCGGGCGCGGTCGCCGAGTTGGCGGTCGGCTACGACCCCGATGAGGACCGTTCCTACCTTGACGGAGAAGATGTTTCGACCGAGATCCGCGGCGACGCGGTGACCAAGGCGGTGTCGGCGGTGTCGGCGGTGCCTGCCGTGCGCACTCGGTTGGTCGACCTTCAGCGGAAGCTGGCGGCCGGACAAAGCAGCATCGTCGTGGAGGGCCGCGACATCGGCACGGTGGTGCTGCCCGACGCCGACGTGAAGATCTTTTTGACCGCGTCGGCCGAAGAGCGCGCCAAGCGTCGCAATGACCAGAACAAGGCGGCCGGGCTGGCCGATGATTACGGGGCGGTGCTGGCCGACGTCAAGCGGCGCGACCACCTCGACTCCACTCGAGTGGTGTCCCCGCTGCGGCCCGCCGACGATGCGGTGGTGGTCGACACCAGCGCGATGACGGAGCCCAAGGTGATCGAGCACCTGAAGCGGCTCGTGCGGGAACGGGCGGGAGCGCAGCGATGA
- a CDS encoding segregation/condensation protein A: MSETTSEAESTQAGFQVRLSNFEGPFDLLLQLIFAHRLDVTEVALHQVTDDFIAYTKAIGRQLELDETTAFLVIAATLLDLKAARLLPAGEVHDEEDLALLEVRDLLFARLLQYRAFKHVAEMFAELEAAALRSYPRSVALEDRYSELLPEVMIGVDAEAFAQIAAAAFTPRPVPTVSTDHLHHAAVSVPEQIGNLMNLLEGRGIGQWASFRELVADCDAPIEIVGRFLALLELYRARAVAFEQPEPLGVLQISWTGERPTHQQLAVEDDEYG, translated from the coding sequence GTGAGCGAGACGACGTCCGAAGCAGAGTCCACACAGGCCGGCTTCCAGGTTCGGCTGAGCAACTTCGAGGGCCCGTTCGACCTGCTGCTGCAGTTGATCTTCGCGCACCGCCTCGACGTCACCGAGGTGGCGTTGCACCAGGTGACCGACGACTTCATCGCCTACACCAAGGCGATCGGCCGGCAACTCGAACTCGACGAGACCACCGCGTTCCTGGTCATTGCCGCCACGCTGCTCGACTTGAAGGCGGCCCGACTGCTGCCCGCCGGGGAGGTCCACGACGAGGAGGACCTCGCGCTGCTCGAGGTGCGCGACCTGCTGTTCGCCCGGCTGCTGCAGTACCGCGCGTTCAAGCACGTGGCCGAGATGTTCGCCGAGTTGGAGGCCGCGGCGCTGCGCAGCTACCCCCGCTCAGTGGCGTTGGAGGACCGCTACTCCGAATTGCTACCGGAGGTGATGATCGGCGTCGACGCCGAAGCCTTCGCCCAGATCGCCGCCGCGGCGTTCACACCGCGGCCGGTGCCGACGGTGAGCACCGACCACCTGCACCATGCGGCGGTTTCGGTGCCCGAGCAGATCGGTAATCTGATGAACCTGCTGGAAGGCCGCGGGATCGGCCAGTGGGCCTCCTTCCGGGAGCTGGTCGCCGATTGCGATGCGCCGATCGAGATCGTCGGGCGGTTCCTGGCGCTGCTCGAGCTCTACCGCGCCCGGGCGGTAGCATTCGAACAACCTGAACCGCTTGGTGTGCTGCAGATTTCGTGGACCGGAGAGCGGCCGACACACCAACAGCTGGCGGTGGAAGACGATGAGTATGGATAG
- a CDS encoding NUDIX hydrolase gives MADHDFETVSSEVLYVGKVLALRADEVRMPGGHTARREVIEHYGAVAVLAMDGNRNIVLVYQYRHPVGRRLWELPAGLLDLGGEPPHVTAARELTEEAGLSATDWRVLVDLDSAPGSSDESVRVYLATGLTDVGRAEGHDEEADLTLRWFPLDEAVRMVLAGEIVNSLAVAGILAANTVDDPAVLRTAETPWPDRPTAFGRRQGHP, from the coding sequence GTGGCTGACCACGACTTCGAGACGGTCTCCTCCGAAGTCCTCTACGTCGGCAAGGTCTTGGCGCTTCGCGCCGACGAAGTGCGCATGCCCGGCGGCCACACGGCGCGGCGCGAGGTGATCGAGCACTACGGCGCCGTCGCGGTGCTGGCGATGGACGGCAATCGCAACATCGTGCTGGTCTACCAGTACCGGCATCCGGTGGGGCGGCGGCTGTGGGAACTGCCCGCGGGCCTGCTCGACCTCGGCGGTGAGCCGCCACACGTCACGGCCGCACGTGAACTCACCGAAGAGGCCGGGCTGTCGGCCACCGATTGGCGCGTGCTCGTCGACCTCGACTCGGCGCCGGGGTCCAGCGACGAGAGCGTGCGGGTGTATCTGGCCACCGGACTCACCGACGTCGGGCGCGCCGAGGGGCACGACGAGGAGGCCGACCTGACGCTGCGGTGGTTTCCGCTCGACGAGGCGGTGCGTATGGTGCTGGCCGGTGAGATCGTGAATTCACTTGCTGTGGCCGGTATCTTGGCCGCCAACACCGTCGACGACCCGGCGGTGCTGCGGACCGCTGAGACGCCGTGGCCCGACCGGCCGACCGCGTTCGGTCGCCGTCAGGGGCATCCGTGA
- the xerD gene encoding site-specific tyrosine recombinase XerD, whose amino-acid sequence MQGYLDHLTIERGVAANTSSSYRRDLRRYTEHLTARGIDDLSKVTETDVSEFLVALRRGDAEAGAVPLSAVSAARALIAVRGLHRFAAAEGLTELNVASAVKPPTPSRRLPKSLTIDEVLALLEGAGGDSDADSPLTLRNRALLELLYSTGARISEAVGLDIDDVDTHARSVLLRGKGGKHRLVPVGRPAVTALDAYLVRGRPDLARRGRGTPAIFLNARGGRLSRQSAWQVLQDAAGRAGITVAVSPHVLRHSFATHLLDGGADVRVVQELLGHASVTTTQIYTMVTVNALREVWAGAHPRAR is encoded by the coding sequence GTGCAGGGTTATCTCGACCACCTGACCATCGAACGTGGCGTGGCCGCCAACACGTCGAGCTCCTACCGTCGCGACCTGCGCCGCTACACCGAACACCTGACGGCGCGCGGCATCGATGACCTGTCCAAGGTGACAGAAACCGATGTCAGCGAGTTCTTGGTCGCGCTGCGCCGCGGGGACGCCGAGGCCGGCGCCGTTCCTCTGTCGGCGGTTTCGGCGGCGCGCGCGCTGATCGCCGTGCGGGGCTTGCACCGGTTCGCGGCCGCCGAAGGTCTCACCGAGCTGAACGTGGCCTCGGCGGTCAAGCCGCCGACACCGAGCAGACGGCTGCCCAAGAGCCTCACCATCGACGAGGTGCTGGCGCTGCTCGAGGGTGCCGGCGGCGACAGTGACGCCGACAGCCCGCTCACGCTGCGTAACCGCGCGCTGCTGGAACTGCTGTATTCGACCGGGGCCCGGATCTCGGAGGCGGTCGGACTCGACATCGACGACGTCGACACTCACGCGCGGTCGGTGCTGCTGCGCGGCAAGGGCGGCAAGCACCGGTTGGTGCCGGTCGGCAGGCCCGCAGTTACCGCGCTGGACGCCTACCTCGTGCGCGGACGTCCCGATCTAGCACGGCGCGGCCGCGGCACCCCCGCGATCTTCCTCAACGCCAGGGGAGGGCGGCTGTCGCGGCAGAGCGCATGGCAGGTGCTGCAGGATGCCGCCGGTCGGGCCGGCATCACCGTCGCGGTGTCACCGCACGTGCTGCGGCACTCGTTCGCCACGCATCTGCTCGACGGCGGGGCCGACGTCCGCGTCGTGCAGGAACTGCTTGGCCACGCCTCGGTCACGACCACGCAGATCTACACCATGGTCACGGTCAACGCGTTGCGCGAGGTCTGGGCCGGGGCTCACCCGCGAGCGCGGTAG
- the scpB gene encoding SMC-Scp complex subunit ScpB translates to MEDGELGAVLEALLLVVDTPATVEQLALAIEQPPYRVAAKLQLMAQEHTDRGSGIDLREAGGGWRMYTRSRYAPYVERLLLDGARSKLTRAALETLAVVAYRQPVTRARVSAVRGVNVDAVIRTLVARGLITEAGTDPDSGAVTFATTELFLERLGLTSLADLPDIAPLLPDVDVIDDLSETLDEDPRFIKLSGAPAPEQPLSFQVDTDTND, encoded by the coding sequence ATGGAGGACGGTGAACTCGGGGCGGTGCTCGAGGCGCTGCTGCTGGTGGTCGACACCCCGGCCACCGTCGAGCAACTCGCGCTGGCAATCGAACAGCCGCCCTACCGGGTCGCGGCCAAGCTGCAGCTGATGGCCCAGGAGCACACGGACCGCGGCAGCGGCATAGATCTGCGCGAGGCGGGCGGCGGCTGGCGGATGTACACCCGGTCCCGCTACGCGCCCTACGTGGAGCGGTTGCTGCTCGACGGGGCGCGCTCGAAACTGACCCGCGCGGCGCTGGAGACACTCGCCGTGGTCGCCTACCGGCAGCCGGTGACCCGCGCCCGGGTCAGCGCGGTGCGTGGCGTCAATGTCGACGCGGTGATCCGCACGCTGGTGGCACGCGGACTGATCACCGAGGCGGGCACCGATCCCGATTCGGGCGCAGTGACATTCGCGACCACAGAGCTCTTCCTCGAGCGGCTGGGGCTCACCTCGCTGGCCGATCTGCCCGACATCGCGCCGCTGCTACCCGACGTCGACGTGATCGACGACCTCAGCGAAACGCTGGACGAGGACCCGCGTTTCATCAAACTCAGCGGAGCCCCGGCGCCCGAGCAGCCGTTGTCCTTCCAGGTGGACACCGATACGAATGACTGA
- a CDS encoding pseudouridine synthase, whose translation MTDSKGVRLQKVLSQAGIASRRVAEKMIRDGRVEVDDRVVTELGTRVDPAMSVIRVDGARVTLDDTLVHLAINKPKGMHSTMSDDRGRPCIGDLVEHRVRGNKKLFHVGRLDADTEGLMLLTNDGELAHRLMHPSFEVPKTYLATVLGTVPRGLGRELRDGVELDDGSARVDDFAVVDKVPGKTLVRVTLHEGRKRIVRRMLAAVGYPVQELVRTDIGTVSLGDQRPGSIRVLTQKELGELYKAVGL comes from the coding sequence ATGACTGATTCTAAAGGTGTGCGACTGCAGAAAGTGCTGTCGCAGGCCGGAATAGCGTCGCGCCGGGTGGCCGAGAAGATGATCAGGGACGGTCGGGTCGAGGTCGACGACCGGGTCGTCACCGAGTTGGGCACCCGCGTCGACCCGGCGATGTCGGTGATCCGGGTCGACGGGGCGCGGGTGACGCTCGACGACACCCTGGTGCACCTGGCGATCAACAAACCCAAGGGCATGCACTCGACGATGTCCGACGACCGGGGCCGGCCGTGCATCGGCGATCTCGTCGAGCACCGGGTCCGGGGAAACAAGAAGCTTTTTCACGTCGGCCGGCTCGACGCCGACACCGAAGGGTTGATGTTGCTGACCAACGACGGCGAGCTGGCGCACCGGCTGATGCACCCGTCGTTCGAGGTACCCAAGACCTATTTGGCCACCGTGTTGGGCACGGTGCCGCGCGGGTTGGGCCGCGAGTTGCGCGACGGAGTCGAACTCGACGACGGGTCCGCACGCGTCGACGATTTCGCGGTGGTGGACAAGGTTCCCGGCAAGACGCTGGTGCGGGTCACGCTGCACGAGGGCCGTAAGCGGATCGTTCGCCGCATGCTCGCGGCGGTCGGCTATCCCGTTCAGGAGCTGGTACGGACCGACATCGGCACGGTATCGCTAGGCGATCAGCGGCCGGGCAGTATCCGGGTGCTGACGCAAAAGGAGCTCGGCGAGCTGTACAAGGCGGTCGGCCTGTGA
- a CDS encoding ParA family protein: protein MSDDGGGPELGLTGRPPRDIPEPEPKTAHGPAKVIAMCNQKGGVGKTTSTINLGASLAEYGRRVLLVDLDPQGALSAGLGVPHYELEHTVHNLLVEPRVSIDDVLLKTRVKNLDLVPSNIDLSAAEIQLVNEVGREQSLARALYPVLDRYDYVLIDCQPSLGLLTVNGLACSDGVIIPTECEFFSLRGLALLTDTVDKVHDRLNPKLSISGILITRYDPRTVNSREVMARVVERFGDLVFDTVITRTVRFPETSVAGEPITSWAPKSVGAEAYRALAREVIHRFGA from the coding sequence ATGAGCGACGACGGAGGCGGGCCGGAACTGGGGCTGACCGGCCGTCCACCGCGGGATATCCCGGAGCCCGAGCCCAAGACCGCGCACGGCCCGGCGAAGGTCATCGCGATGTGCAACCAGAAGGGCGGGGTCGGCAAAACCACGTCGACGATCAATCTGGGTGCCAGCCTCGCCGAGTACGGCCGCCGGGTGCTGCTGGTGGACCTCGACCCGCAGGGCGCGTTGTCGGCGGGGCTGGGGGTGCCGCACTACGAACTCGAACACACCGTGCACAACCTGCTGGTGGAACCGCGGGTGTCGATCGACGACGTGCTGCTCAAGACACGGGTGAAGAACCTGGACCTGGTGCCGAGCAACATCGACCTGTCGGCCGCCGAGATCCAGCTGGTCAACGAGGTCGGCCGCGAGCAGTCGCTGGCTCGCGCGCTGTACCCGGTGCTGGACCGCTACGACTACGTCCTGATCGACTGCCAGCCCTCGCTCGGGCTGCTCACCGTGAACGGCCTGGCTTGCAGCGACGGTGTGATCATCCCGACCGAGTGCGAGTTCTTCTCGTTGCGCGGCCTGGCGCTGTTGACCGACACCGTCGACAAGGTGCACGACCGGCTGAACCCGAAGCTGTCGATCAGCGGCATCCTGATCACCCGCTACGATCCGCGCACCGTGAACTCGCGCGAAGTGATGGCCCGGGTAGTCGAGCGGTTCGGCGACCTTGTGTTCGACACCGTCATCACCCGCACGGTACGCTTCCCCGAGACCAGCGTCGCCGGCGAACCGATCACCTCATGGGCGCCGAAATCCGTTGGTGCCGAAGCGTATCGGGCATTGGCGCGTGAGGTCATCCACCGGTTCGGCGCGTGA
- a CDS encoding O-methyltransferase: MGLTQRMPLLRWSFLRMAVGARNILSTGQIGDGREAAAADYVVANARQGDIDDVIAKIDKFAYEKSFLINVGDEKGAILDAAVRRADPGLVLELGTYCGYGALRLARAAPSARVYSVELAEANAEIARRIWAHAGVGDRVTCVVGTIGDGGRTLDMLATEHGFGAGTLDVLFLDHDKNAYLKDLQSMLDRGWLHRGSIVVADNVKIPGAPRYREYMRQQQGKLFETTEHKTHAEYQTLLADLVLESEYQGSQ; this comes from the coding sequence ATGGGTTTGACGCAACGCATGCCGCTGCTGCGATGGTCGTTCCTCCGCATGGCGGTCGGCGCACGCAACATCTTGAGCACAGGCCAGATCGGTGACGGACGTGAAGCGGCGGCCGCCGATTACGTCGTCGCGAATGCCAGGCAGGGCGACATCGACGACGTCATCGCCAAGATCGACAAGTTCGCCTACGAGAAGTCATTTCTGATCAACGTGGGCGACGAGAAAGGCGCGATCCTCGACGCCGCGGTCCGGCGCGCGGACCCCGGCCTGGTGCTCGAACTCGGCACCTACTGTGGCTACGGCGCGCTGCGCTTGGCGCGCGCGGCGCCGTCGGCGCGGGTCTACTCGGTGGAACTGGCAGAGGCGAACGCCGAGATCGCTCGGCGTATCTGGGCGCACGCCGGCGTCGGCGACCGCGTCACCTGCGTCGTCGGCACCATCGGCGACGGCGGTCGCACCCTCGACATGCTGGCCACTGAGCACGGATTCGGCGCTGGCACGCTCGATGTGCTGTTCCTCGACCACGACAAGAACGCCTACCTCAAGGATCTGCAGAGCATGCTCGACCGCGGGTGGCTGCACCGCGGCTCGATCGTCGTCGCCGACAACGTCAAGATCCCGGGCGCGCCGAGGTACCGGGAGTACATGCGCCAGCAGCAGGGCAAGCTGTTCGAGACCACCGAACACAAGACTCACGCCGAGTACCAGACGCTGCTCGCGGATCTGGTCCTGGAGTCCGAGTATCAGGGCAGCCAGTGA
- the der gene encoding ribosome biogenesis GTPase Der — MSEDGTWVDESDWEIAEGSATDIAEAIEEAAVPPPVVAVVGRPNVGKSTLVNRILGRREAVVQDVPGVTRDRVSYDALWLGRRFVLQDTGGWEPDAKGLQQLVAEQASVAMRTADAIIFVVDAIVGATTADEAAAKLMQRSGKPVFLAANKVDSERGEADAAALWSLGLGEPHPISAMHGRGVADLLDTVIDALPAVSEMAPGGGGPRRVALVGKPNVGKSSLLNRLAGDERSVVHDVAGTTVDPVDSLIEMDGKLWRFVDTAGLRRKVGQASGHEFYASVRTHGAIDAAEVAIVLIDASQPLTEQDQRVLSMVIEAGRALVLAFNKWDLVDEDRRYLLDREIERELVQLQWAPRVNISAKTGRAVQKLVPALEKSLESWDTRVSTGRLNTFFKEVVAAHPPPVRGGKQPRILFATQATARPPTFVLFTSGFLEAGYRRFLERRLRETFGFEGSPIRINVRVREKRGARRR; from the coding sequence ATGAGCGAGGACGGCACGTGGGTCGACGAGAGCGACTGGGAGATCGCAGAAGGCTCCGCGACAGACATAGCCGAAGCCATCGAAGAGGCCGCGGTACCGCCGCCGGTGGTCGCGGTCGTCGGGCGGCCGAACGTCGGCAAGTCGACGTTGGTGAACCGGATTCTGGGCCGCCGCGAGGCCGTCGTGCAGGACGTGCCGGGGGTGACGCGGGACCGGGTGTCCTACGACGCGCTGTGGCTGGGTCGGCGGTTCGTGCTGCAGGACACCGGCGGCTGGGAACCCGACGCGAAGGGCCTGCAGCAGTTGGTCGCCGAGCAGGCCTCGGTGGCGATGCGCACCGCGGACGCGATCATCTTCGTCGTCGACGCGATCGTCGGCGCCACCACCGCCGATGAGGCGGCCGCGAAGTTGATGCAGCGCTCGGGCAAGCCGGTGTTCTTGGCAGCCAACAAGGTCGACAGCGAACGCGGCGAGGCCGACGCGGCCGCACTGTGGTCGTTGGGGCTGGGGGAGCCGCACCCGATCAGCGCGATGCACGGCCGCGGCGTGGCGGATCTGCTCGACACCGTTATCGATGCGCTGCCCGCGGTTTCGGAGATGGCCCCCGGCGGAGGCGGACCGCGCCGAGTTGCGTTGGTGGGCAAGCCCAATGTGGGCAAGAGCTCGCTGCTGAACCGGCTCGCCGGCGACGAGCGGTCGGTGGTCCACGACGTCGCGGGCACCACCGTCGACCCGGTCGATTCGCTGATCGAGATGGACGGCAAGCTCTGGCGGTTCGTCGACACCGCGGGTCTGCGCCGCAAGGTCGGACAGGCCAGTGGGCACGAGTTTTACGCGTCGGTGCGCACGCACGGCGCCATCGACGCCGCCGAAGTGGCGATCGTGCTGATCGACGCGTCTCAGCCGCTGACCGAGCAGGACCAGCGGGTGCTGTCGATGGTGATCGAGGCGGGCCGGGCGCTGGTGCTGGCGTTCAACAAGTGGGATCTGGTCGACGAGGACCGGCGGTACCTGCTGGACCGCGAGATCGAGCGCGAACTCGTGCAACTGCAGTGGGCACCGCGGGTCAACATCTCGGCCAAGACCGGGCGTGCGGTGCAGAAGCTGGTGCCAGCGCTCGAGAAGTCGCTGGAGTCATGGGATACCCGCGTATCTACCGGACGGCTGAATACGTTCTTCAAGGAGGTCGTCGCGGCCCACCCGCCGCCGGTGCGCGGCGGTAAGCAGCCGCGGATCCTGTTCGCCACCCAGGCGACCGCCCGGCCCCCGACGTTCGTGCTGTTCACCTCGGGGTTCCTCGAGGCGGGATACCGGCGGTTCCTGGAGCGACGGCTGCGCGAGACGTTCGGATTCGAGGGCAGCCCCATCCGGATCAACGTGCGGGTGCGCGAGAAGCGCGGCGCGCGGCGACGGTGA